GATCGTCATCCGGCACAGCGACGGCAAGTACAGCCAGTACGCGCATCTGTCCGCGGTTCATGTGCGCGAGGGCCGGCACGTCGCCGCGGGTCAGCGGATCGCGCGGTCGGGTTCCACCGGGAACGTCACCGGTCCGCACCTGCACTTCGAGATCCGTACCGGCCCCGGGTACGGATCCGACATCGACCCCCTGGCCTACCTCAGGGCGGGCGGCGTCAGCGTCTGAACGGTCCCCCGGGGCCCGGCCGCATCCGCCGGTGCGACGGGCCCCGCGGCAACGCCGCCCCGCCGTGGTGCGGTGTCGGTGCGGGACGACCGCCCGGGCCCGAACTCCATCTGCCCGAGCCGACGCTCCTGCGGCAGCGTCACAGGCATCGGCCGGGCCTGCGAGAACGTTTCCGCAATGGCTTCGACGGCCCCGGCGGGCGTCGTCGGTACGAGCTCGGGCCGGACGACGACCGTCCGCGTCCCGGCCGGCAGCACCGGATCTGGGGCCGGTTCCGCGGCACCTCCGACGCCGGGTTCCGCTTCCGGGCCCTGCGTCCCGTCCCCCGGAACGGCGGGGCGCTCACTCCCGGCCGGCTGCCCGGCCCGCTGCTCCGCGCCGAGCCGCTCCGTCGTGAGAAGGATCAGCCCGCCCGCGGCGACCACGCCGGAGGCCAGCGCGAGCATGGTGCCCGCCGTGCCGTACCGGAACTGCTCATCGAACATGGTGATGCCGACCGCCGCGGCTATCACCGGATTCACCACCGTCACCGTGGCCAGTGGCGCGGTCAGCCCGGCGCCCCGGTACGCGGCCTGGGAGAGCAGCAGCCCGGCAGTCGCGAAACCGGCGATCGCCAGCAGCGCAGGCATTCCGGCCTCCGCCGCGCCGGAGGTCCACTGCACAGCCACCGTCTTCGTGAACACCGAGGCGATACCGAAGGCGATGCCCGCGGCCCCGGCCAGGATCACGCTCCGTACCACCGGCCGGTGCAAGCCCTTGGAGATCAGGAGGAGCACCGCGACGCCACCGATCGTCACACCGGCGAGCGTCAGCTGATCCGGGCCGGCCCCTGCCCGGCGGCGTACGAAGAGCGCCGCCATCGGCAGGGCGAAGACGATGGTCAGCGCACCGAGCGGCTGGACGAGACTGAGCGGGCCGTAGGCCAGGGCCGCGACATGCAGGACCGCGCCCACGCCGTTGAGCGCCACGGCGCCCCACCAGACACGGTTGCGCAGGGGAGCGAGCGAGCGGCCGTCTCCAGCCGTGGCCACGCGCTCCTGGACGATCGCCCCGGCCGCGTAGGCGACCGCGGAGACCAGTGACAGGAGCACGGACAGCGCGAGGGAACTCATGTACACCACGATGTCCCTTCAAAGCGGCCGCGTCGTCGTCCTTGAGGCGGCAATCCCGCGTACTGCCTTGGTAGTACGGAAGTGGTCCCGATGTCCTCCTCCCGACGGTAGTCCTCCCTTCGGTGAACTCCGGAGAGCTCCCGAGAGGTGACTGCGAGGAGTCACGGTGAGTGGCGGGTTCCCGGCGGCCCTGACCGGCCGCTTCCCCGGTCTCCGGAGCAGGCCTGTGACCGGCGCGGCGGCCGGTCGGGTGGGTGTTGCGTCTGTGGTTGTCGGTGGTCGGGGCGGCTCTCGCCTTGCTTTGTCATGCACCTGGACAGCGGATCGGGTGTCGTGCTGTCATGCCAACGGCCATTCCTTCCAACGTTGTACATCCTGTTGCAACGAGCCGCCACCCTTCCTCAGCAAGGAGGATCCGTGCGCATCAGAAAGAAACTGGTTCTACTGCTCGCTGCCGTTCTCGGCACAGCGGGCCTGTACGCCGTGCCCACCGCTTCGGCCGCCCCGGACCCCGGGAGTGCCGTCGAAGTGCATGGCCTGAAGGGCGAGTACTACACCCAGTCCGCACCCGGTGCCTTTGACTTCGGGCAGCTCAAGGCCACCGGATTCGACCCGGACATCGACTTCCCGACGCTTGAGTCCCGGCTGAGTTCGGCCACCGGGCAGAACGACGACGTCAGCGTCCGGTGGACCGGGAAGATCGTGCCGGAGAAGACCGGCTCCCATGTCTTCTCGATGATCGGGGACAACGGCTTCCGTCTCTGGGTCGACGGGAAGCCGGTCATCGACCACTGGGTCGACGACTGGGAGAAGGAACAGACCTCGCAGCCGGTCGAGTTGACCGCAGGCCAGGCGTACGACCTCAAGGTCGAGTTCTTCGAGCACCAGGGAGGCTCCAACCTCCATCTCAAGTGGACCGAACCCGGCGGCAGCAAGGTGCCGGTGCCGCAGTCGGCCTTCCGGCTCCCCGACGGCTTCGCGTACGACGGAGCCATCGGCGCCACCGTGCTCGCCGACGGCCGCACCCTCAAGCTGGACTTCGCGCAGAAGCTCGCGCCGCTGCCCGCCGGGCTGGTGAACCACCTCGACGCCGTCATCGGCGGTGCGAAGTGGCCGCTCGGCAGCGTCGAGGCGGACCCGGCCGACCCGCGCAGCCTCACCGTCGCGCTCAAGGAACCCGTCGTCGGCAACAAGGCCGGAAACGCCAAGGGGCTTGCCGACATCCGCTACGACGGCGCGGGGGCGCTGGCGGGTGAGGACCAGAAGGCCGTCGGGGCCTTCTGGTCCAGCGGGCCGAACCGCTCCACGTACGAGCTGCGCACCGAGTGGGCCGACGAGGTGGGTCCGGGCAACGCGCTGCCCGAGTACCCGCGGCCCCAGCTCACCCGTGACGACTGGCAGAACCTGAACGGCTCCTGGGAGTTCGCCGCGGCCGAGGCGGGGGAGCAGCCCCCGGTCGGCAGGAAGCTCGGTGAGAAGATCCTCGTCCCGTATCCGGTCGAGTCGCAGCTCTCCGGGATTCAGCGGCACGAGGACCGGATGTGGTACCGCCGCACCTTCACCGTCCCCAAGGACTGGAAGGTCGCTTCGGCCAAGCGGCTTCAGCTGAACTTCGGGGCCGTCGACTGGCAGTCCGAGGTGTACGTCAACGGCACGAAGGTCGCCGAACACAAGGGCGGCTACGACAAGTTCAGTGCCGACATCACCGACGCGCTGAAGCCCGGCCGCACCCAGGAGCTGATCGTCGGCGTCTACGACCCGACCGACGCGGCGAACGGCGAGAACCCGCCGATGGGCAAGCAGCGCCTCGACCCGAGCGGCATCTGGTACACCCCGTCATCCGGGATCTGGCAGACGGTGTGGATGGAGCCGGTCGCCGCCGACCACGCGGACTCGCTCAAGCTCACCCCCGACGTCCCGGGCGGGAAGCTCGCCGTCGAGGTGCGCGGGGTGCGGGACGGGGTGCCCGTCACGGCGACCGTGTACGACGGCGGGCGCAAGGTCGGGACGGCCGCCGGCCGCACCGGATCGCCGCTGAACGTGCGCGTGCCGAATCCGCATCTGTGGTCCGCGGACGATCCGCATCTGTACAAGCTGAAGGTCGGCGTCGGATCGGACCGGGTGGGCAGCTACTTCGGGATGCGGTCCATCGCCGTCGAGAAGGTGAACGGCACCCCGCGCACCGTACTCAACGGCAAGCCGGTCTTCCTGATGGCCACCCTCGACCAGGGCTTCTGGCCCGACGGGCTGCACACCGCGCCCACCGACGAGGCCCTCGCGTACGACCTGAGGATGCACAAGGCGATGGGGTTCAACTCCGTCCGCAAGCACATCAAGGTCGAGCCCGACCGCTGGTTCTACTGGGCCGACAAGCTGGGCCTGCTGGTCTGGCAGGACATGCCGGCGATGAACACGGTCAACCCGTCCACCGCCGCCCGGGCCGAGTACGAGCGAGAGATGAAGGAGATGATCGACGAACACTCCAGCCATCCGTCCGTCGTCATGTGGGTCACCTTCAACGAGGGCTGGGGCCAGTACGACCAGGCCCGCATCGCCGACCAGGCCAAGTCCTGGGACCCGACCCGGCTGGTCAACAACATGAGCGGCCTCAACTGCTGCGGTGCGGTGGACGGCGGCAACGGTGACATCGCCGACGCGCACGGCTACCCGAGCCCCGCGCTTCCCCAGCCGGACGGCGAACGCGCCCTGGTCAGCGGCGAGTACGGGGGGCTCGGCCTGGCCGTTCCGGGACACGCCTGGGCCGTACAGCAGTCGTACATCGCGGTCGACCCGGCCACGTACACCGACGACTATCTGGTCAAGCTCGACGAGGTGCGCAGGCTCGCCTGCATGGGCAGCAACGGCGCCGTCTACACCCAGATCTCGGACGTCGAAGGGGAGTTGAACGGGCTCCTCACCTATGACCGACGGGTCGTCAAACCCGATGTGAAGCGGATCAGGGCGGCGCAGGACGCACTCGTCCGCGATGCGTCGAAACCGGTCGTGGCGGGCTGCCCCGCCGCCTGACCCGTGCACGGTGCTCCGGCCCGTCCCGCCCGGGACGGGCCGGAGCGTGTTCGTCCGAACCCTTGACGCGCACCACCCCGGAACCAAGAATGATCGCGCTCTGACAACGTTGTCCAAGGAGGAGTACCCCATGCACCGGACTCGGACCCCACGGCCGCGACTGCGCGGCCCGGCGGCCGTACTCGCCGCCGTCGCGCTCCTCGGCGGTGTCCTCACCACCGGGGCCACGGCCCAGGCCGCGCCCCGTACCGACGGACAACTGACCGACCTGGTCAACCCGTTCATCGGCACCCAGAACGAGGGCAACACCTACCCCGGCGCCTCCGTGCCCTTCGGCATGGTGCAGCTCTCCCCGGACACCGGCCACAACACCGGCTACGACTACGGCGAGAACCACATCCGCGGATTCTCCGCCGTCCATCTCTCCGGCGTCGGCTGCGGCCTGGGCGGCGATCTGCCGACCCTGCCCACCACCGGAGACATCACGCAGACCGACTACGCCAAGTACGCGGCGGAGTTCAGCCACGACGACGAGAAGGCGAGCCCCGGCTACTACCGCGTCGGGCTGAAGACCGGGATCGACGCCGAACTCACCGCGAGCAGGCGCACCGGCGTACAGCGCTACACCTTCCCCGCCACCGACAAGGCCAACGTCCTGCTCAACGCGGGCCAGTCGCTGCACCGGACGCTCTCGTCCAGGGTCGAGATCCTCGACAGCCGGACGGTACGGACCGCGATCACCGGCAGCGGCTTCTGCCAGGACACCAAGCCGTACACGCTCTACACGATCACCCGCTTCGACCGGCCGTTCACCACCTCCGGCACCTGGAACGGCGACACCGTCACCGAGGGCTCCAAGGAGTCCTCGGCCACCGGCGCCCGCAACGGCGCCTGGCTGCGCTTCGACACCACCGAGGACCGCACCGTCGAGGCCACCACCGCCCTGAGCTACGTCGACGCCAGGGGCGCCGCGCTCAACCTCCGCGCCGAGGGCGGCCGGAGCTTCGACCGGGTCGAGCGCGCCGCCCGGCAGACCTGGGAGAAGCGGCTCGAAGGCGTGAAGGCGCAGGGCGGCAGCGACCACCTCCGCCGCACCTTCTACTCCTCCCTCTACCGGTCCTTCCTCGCTCCCAACATCGGCAGCGACGTCGACGGCCGCTACACCGGCTGGGACCAGAAGATCCACCACGTCAAGGGCTTCACCTACTACCAGAACTGGTCCCTCTGGGACACCTACCGCACCCAGGCCCAGCTCCTCTCGCTGCTCGCCCCGCGCGAATCGCGCGACATGGCGATCTCGGTCCTGCGCATCGACGCCGAGAGCGGCTGGCTGCCCAAGTGGGGCTACGGCACGGTCGAGACCAACATCATGACCGGCGACCCGGTCACCCCCTTCCTCACCAACGCCTACCAGCAGGGGCTGCTGAAGGGGTACGAGGAAGAGGCGTACCGGGCCCTGAAGAAGAACGCCGACGGTGTGCCGCCCACCGACTCCGCACCCGTCGGCCGTGAGGCCAACGTCCAGTATCTGAAGGACGGCTTCGCCCCGTACATCAAGGACCGTCCGCACGCCAAGCCCGGCGACTCGGACTTCGACCACGGCGCCTCCGCCACCCTGGAGTACGCCCTCTCCGACGCGATGCTCGGCGAGATGGCCCGCGACCTCGGCCATGACGCCGACGCGAAGCGCTACGAGGACCGCGCCCAGAACTACCGGAAGATCTTCGACTCCACGACCGGCTTCTTCCGCGCCCGCGACGCCGCCGGGGCCTTCACCGGACCCGCCGACCCGGCCCAGAGCGAGGGCTTCCACGAGGGCACGTCCTGGCAGTACCAGTGGCTCGTACCGCAGGACCTGCCCGGCATGGTCTCCCTGATCGGCGGGAAGGACGCCGCCAACCAGCGGCTCGACTCCTTCTTCGCGTACGACAAGCTGCTCGCCGATCCTGCGAGGACCGCCCGCGAGGTCTGGGTCAACGGCCCGTACGCGTACTACAACGCCGACAAGTACAACCCGCAGAACGAGCCCGATCTGATCGCCCCGTACACCTATCTCTCCACCGGCCAGCCGTGGAAGACCACCGATGTGGTGCACGCGGCCCTCACCCTGTTCACCGACACCCCGACCGGCATGACGGGCAACGACGACCTCGGCACCATGTCCGCCTGGATGGTGCTGTCCTCCATCGGCGTCTTCCCGGTCCAGCCGGGCACCGACACCTGGGGACTGTCCACGCCCGCCTTCGAACGCGTCGACATCGCGCTCGACCGCCGCTACTACCCGCGCGGATCGCTGACCGTCAGCGCACCCGGCACCTCGGGCACCGACCGCTACATCCAGTCGGCCCGGCTCGACGGCACGGCGCAGTCCCGCACCTACCTCACCACCGATGACATCCGCTCGGCCCGCTCGCTCTCCTTCACGGTGGGCAGCGAGCCGTCGGCCTGGGGCACCTCGGCCGCGGACGCCCCGCCCGCACTGGGCTGACCGTGGTCGTGGGGCGGGCGGCGTCCCGCCCGCCCCACAGCTCAGCTGCTCAGCTCGAACTCGGCCCGGATGCGCTTGCCCACCGGCACGCGCTCCGCGGTCAGCCGGTCGCACAGCGCCACGACGATCTCCATGCCGTGGCCACCGGGGCGCGCCGGGTCGGGCGAGCAGAACAGCGGCAGGGCCGTGCTGGAGTCGTACACCGTGACGCTGACGCGCTCCGCGGTGCCCTCCAGCTCCAGCAGATACGGGCCCTGGCTGTAGCGGTCCGCATTGGTGACCAGTTCGCTCACGGCCAGTATCAGATCGCCCCGGGTGCGGTCGCCGAACACCGCGAGCCGCTCGGCGGCCAGCCGGACCAGGAAGCGGTCGGCCAGGGCCCGGGCCTGCGCGATGCAGCCGGGCCGTCCGTCGAACACCTCGGCGCTGTGCAGAACCTCCATGGGCCGGCCCGCGCAGGGTCGGCCGGCCGCTCGCGAGGTGACCTGTTCCTTCATGTGCTCCAGCCCGGGCGACGCAGGGGTGTTCGATGACAGCTGTCCGACGTCCGCCTACCCGCGACGAACGGTCCCACTCCGGGAAAACCCGGCAGATCTCCGGCGCGCGTGAGCGAGCGTCTCACAACGGGCAGCCGCACAGGGACGCCGGCCATGCACATGAGCGCCCGCGAAGGGCGGCGAACACCTGGGAAGTCACGCGAACGGAGCAGCATCCGGTGCATGGCAGACTTGATCGGGGCGTTCGGCCCGGCAGGACCGTGTGTGCGGTCGGCGCCACGAGTGACAAGCGACAGAGGAACGGCAATGACGGTGACAGAGGACAGCCAGGAGCTCGCTCCCGGTACTGAGGAGTTCGGTCCCGGTATCGACCCGGAGCGGCTGGCCGTCTGCCTGAGCGTGCTCGACGAACTCGACGCGATCGAGGTCGACCACCCGGACGCCATCGCCGTGCGCCGCGCCACGGCCGGGATCTACCGGACCGTGAAGCAGCGCCGCCGTCAGGAGCGCCGCGCCGCCAAGACCGCGCACGACAAGGCCGTCACCGAGGCCACCGCGACCGGCTCGGCCGACCGCATCGACGACGAGACCCAGGGCGTCCTGCCCTCGTCCACGGCCCGTGCCGAGATCGCGGGCGTTCTCCAGCGCCCCCGGTCCTGCTACATCTGCAAGACCCGGTACGTCGAGGTGGACGCCTTCTACCACCAGCTCTGCCAGCAGTGCGCCACGAAGAACCGCTCCCGCCGCGACGCGCGGACCGACCTGACCGGCCGGCGCGCCCTCCTCACCGGCGGCCGGGCCAAGATCGGCATGTACATCGCGCTGCGGCTGCTGCGCGACGGCGCGCACACCACCATCACCACCCGGTTCCCCAACGACGCGATCCGCCGCTTCAAGGCGATGCCGGACAGCGACGCGTGGATCCACCGGCTGAAGATCGTCGGCATCGATCTCCGCGACCCCGCCCAGGTCGTCGCGCTCGCCGACTCGGTCGCGGCCGAGGGCCCGCTGGACATCCTGATCAACAACGCGGCACAGACCGTGCGCCGCTCCGCGAACGCGTACAGCGAACTGGTCAATGCCGAGTCCGCCCCGCTCCCGGCGGGTGAGCTGCCCGCCGCCGAGGTCATCGGCACCTTCGGCAGCGGCACCGTCGACCGTGTCGCGGCCCTGCCGGCCGCACGCAAGGAGGGCCTGAGCGCGCAGGACGTCACCGGGCTCGCCCTGGTCACCGGCTCCGCCTCGCTGGAGCGGATCGCCGCCGGAACGGCGATCGACGCGGGCGGTCTCGTACCCGACCTGCACGACACCAACAGCTGGATCCAGACGGTCGAAGAGGTCGAACCGATCGAGCTGCTGGAAGTCCAGCTCTGCAACTCCACCGCGCCGTTCATCCTGATCAGCCGCCTCCGCCCGGCGATGGCCGCGACCGCCGCCAAGCGTGCCTATGTGGTCAACGTCTCCGCGATGGAGGGCGTGTTCGGCCGTGGCTACAAGGGCGCGGGCCACCCGCACACCAACATGGCCAAGGCCGCGCTGAACATGCTCACCCGCACCAGCGCCCAGGAGATGTTCGAGAAGGACGGCATCCTGATGACCGCCGTCGACACCGGCTGGATCACCGACGAGCGCCCGCACCCGGACAAGATCCGCCTTGCCGAGGAGGGTTTCCACGCCCCGCTCGACCTGGTCGACGGCGCCGCCCGCGTCTACGACCCGATCGTGCGCGGCGAGGAGGGCGAGGACCTGTACGGCTGCTTCCTCAAGGACTACGCGCCCGCCAACTGGTAGTCAACCGGTTGCGCAGTGTTCGTGCGGCGCCGTGGACCCGGCCCGGGACTCGTTCCCGGCCGGGTCTTTTCCATGCTCGATGGCCGAAAGTGATCCAGCGCACACCTTCCATCGAGCGGGAACGCGCTCATTTGGTTACTCTGATGCGAACGGACGTCATCGAGGAGTCCACGAAACCTCCTCGACCGTCCTGGGACAGGCTTGCCAACCGAGTCGCCGTCCCGCCCCGTACCCGGCGCCACCGCGACCGAACTGTTCTTGCCCCTGCCCTCGCGGGTGGTCGACTTCCGGCAATGAGGCCGGAGCGTCGGCGACGCCGGGGGTTACGCGACACGAAGGAGTGCGCGGTGACAACACCAGAACTGACGAAGGACGAGAAGCAACCGGCCGAGCGGTCCGGAGAACGGGCTCGCGGGCCCGAGAAGCTCCGGAACATCGAGGTCTGGGCCAGGTCCGCACCGATCCGGCTGGCCGGCTACGAGGACGACCTCGCCGAGCCGCACATCCTGCCCGGCATCGACTGACCTTCCCGGTCTCGGGCCCGCACGGCTTCACAGCTTCACAGCTTCACGTTTTTACGGCCGAGCTCCGGCCCACCCCTCGCGAGGGGTGGGCCGGAGCTCGGCCGTTTGCGGCGTCCGCAGCCCGGGAGTTGCCCGGCGCCGGCCTCAAGTCCTCCCAGTCATCGGATGGTTGCGGGAAAAGGGTTTCCTTCTGTCTGGAAGATTGCATTGACAGGTTCGCGTCGGACTCCAATCATCGGACGTCATGACCGAACTTCCCAGGCGCCATGTACTCGGAATGACGGCAGGGGCGGCAGTCGGCGCCGCCCTGCTCACCCCCGCCACCGCCGATGCGGCCCCGCGAGCCGGAGCCGTGCAGGTACACCCTGAGACCGGTGCGCAGGACAGCGACTGGGGCCCCGTCCCCGCCGCTGTCACCGTCCCCCTCGACCAGTGGTTCGACAACGACGGCATCGACACCGCCGATGCCCGCGGCGGCGACTTCGACGGCTCCGGCTACACCTTCCCCGGCGAGGAACTCCCCGCCGGAGAACGGGAGATCGACGGCACCGCGTTCCTCTTCCCCGCCTCCGGAGCGGGTGCCAAGAACAACATCGTCGCCCTAGGCCAGCGCATCGACCTCCCGCCCGGCCGCTATCTCAGCGGCCTCGTCCTCACCGCGTGCAGCTACGGCGCCGCATCCGGGAAGGCCACGGTCCACTACGCCGACGGCACCACATCGACCCCGGTCCTCGGCGGCCCCGACTGGTACTCCGGAAGCGGCGCCCTCACCGCCGCGTACCGCTACACGCCGGGCGGCGACAAGGACCAGCACCAGGTCTCCATGGCCATCAGCGAGATCGCGCTCGACCCGGCCAAGGAGGCCGTCGCACTCACCCTGCCCACCACCCAGCCCGCCGAGGCCAACAAGTCGTCCCTGCACATCTTCGCGCTCTCCCTCCAACCGGCCGCCCAGGGAAGGGCGTTGACACTCCGCGACGCCCACTGCACCACCTCGCTGCTGGACTCCGGCGCCCAGAGCGTCGAGGCCACCGTCGTCAACGCCGGCACGGTCGGCATCCTGGCCGCCGACGGCCTCACCCTCTCGGTCGACGTGCCCGGAGCCCGTACCGTCGCACCCGCCCGCATCACCCGGCTCGCCCCGGGCGACCAGGCCCGCGTCCGCATCGGCATCCGCAACAGACCGGGCACCGCACCCGGCACCGCCCGCGACGGCAACGTTGTCGCACGAGGACGCGGACAGCAGGCCGCCACCGTCCGGCGCTCGCTCACCCTCGGCGTCCCCGACTACACCCCGACGGACGACTCCCTCACCACCCATCAGGCGCCGTACTGGTTCCAGGAGGCGAAGTTCGGCATCTTCATCCACTGGGGGGTCTACTCCGTACCGGCCTGGGCTCCGGTCGGCACGCAGTACGCCGAGTGGTACTGGAATCAGATGCAGGACCCCAACAACCCCACCCACACCCACCACCGCGACACCTACGGCGAGTCCTTCGCCTACGACGACTTCATCCCGCAGTTCCGCGCCGAACGCTTCGACCCGCGCTCCTGGGTGGAACTCTTCCGGGACGCGGGCGCGCAGTACCACGTCCTCACCTCCAAGCACCACGAGGGCTTCGCGCTCTGGGACACCAAGCTCTCCGACCGCAACTCGGTGAAGATGGGGCCGAAGCGCGATCTGATCAAGGAGCTCTTCGACGCCTCGCGCCGCTACACCCCGCAGCTGCACCGAGGGCTGTACTTCTCGATGCCCGAGTGGTTCAACCCCGACAACCCGTGGATGGGCCACGCCCCGCGCAATCCGTACACCCTGGAGCCGGTCCCGTACACCGGATACACGGCGGGCAAGGACTATGTCACCGGGTTCCAGGGCCCGCAGATGCTGGAGCTGATCCACGGCTACGACCCCGAGATTCTCTGGTGCGACATCGGCGGCGACAACGACAGCCACCGGGTGCTGGCCGAGTACTTCAACCATGCCAAGAACCGGGCCCGCCCGATCGAGGTCACCGTCAACAACCGCTCCGGGATCGGGCCGCACGACTTCACGACGCCCGAGTACACGACGTACGACCAGATCGTCACCGCGAAGTGGGAGTCCAGCCGCGGCCTCGACCCGTTCAGCTACGGCTACAACGCCCAGACACCGGACGAGAAGTACATGAGTGCCGAGGAGATCGTGCACTCGCTCGTCGACATCGTCTCCAAGAACGGCAACTTCCTGCTCGACATCGGACCGAAGGCGGACGGCACGATCCCCGACATCATGCAGCGCAGGCTGCGCGAGACGGGGGAGTGGCTGAAGACCAACGGGGAGGCGATCTACGACACCACGTACTGGGCACGGATGCCGCAGCTCGGCGAGGATCTGAGGTTCACCGTCCGGCCGGACAAGGCGTTCTACATCCACTCCCTGGCACAGCCGGGCTCGACCCTCACCGTCGAGGCCCCGGTGCCGGTCCGCAGCGGTGACCGGGTCACCCTGCTCGGCCACGACCGGCCGCTCAGCTGGCGCACCACGGGCGGCTCGCTGGTGATCGACGTACCGGCGGCGGCCCGCAGGACCGGGAAGCACGCCTGGGTGTTCAAGATCGCCTGGTCGGACTGAGCCAGGAGGGCCCGAGCGAGACCGGGGGCATGAACTCCCGC
This sequence is a window from Streptomyces sp. NBC_01217. Protein-coding genes within it:
- a CDS encoding DMT family transporter produces the protein MSSLALSVLLSLVSAVAYAAGAIVQERVATAGDGRSLAPLRNRVWWGAVALNGVGAVLHVAALAYGPLSLVQPLGALTIVFALPMAALFVRRRAGAGPDQLTLAGVTIGGVAVLLLISKGLHRPVVRSVILAGAAGIAFGIASVFTKTVAVQWTSGAAEAGMPALLAIAGFATAGLLLSQAAYRGAGLTAPLATVTVVNPVIAAAVGITMFDEQFRYGTAGTMLALASGVVAAGGLILLTTERLGAEQRAGQPAGSERPAVPGDGTQGPEAEPGVGGAAEPAPDPVLPAGTRTVVVRPELVPTTPAGAVEAIAETFSQARPMPVTLPQERRLGQMEFGPGRSSRTDTAPRRGGVAAGPVAPADAAGPRGTVQTLTPPALR
- a CDS encoding PA14 domain-containing protein, with amino-acid sequence MRIRKKLVLLLAAVLGTAGLYAVPTASAAPDPGSAVEVHGLKGEYYTQSAPGAFDFGQLKATGFDPDIDFPTLESRLSSATGQNDDVSVRWTGKIVPEKTGSHVFSMIGDNGFRLWVDGKPVIDHWVDDWEKEQTSQPVELTAGQAYDLKVEFFEHQGGSNLHLKWTEPGGSKVPVPQSAFRLPDGFAYDGAIGATVLADGRTLKLDFAQKLAPLPAGLVNHLDAVIGGAKWPLGSVEADPADPRSLTVALKEPVVGNKAGNAKGLADIRYDGAGALAGEDQKAVGAFWSSGPNRSTYELRTEWADEVGPGNALPEYPRPQLTRDDWQNLNGSWEFAAAEAGEQPPVGRKLGEKILVPYPVESQLSGIQRHEDRMWYRRTFTVPKDWKVASAKRLQLNFGAVDWQSEVYVNGTKVAEHKGGYDKFSADITDALKPGRTQELIVGVYDPTDAANGENPPMGKQRLDPSGIWYTPSSGIWQTVWMEPVAADHADSLKLTPDVPGGKLAVEVRGVRDGVPVTATVYDGGRKVGTAAGRTGSPLNVRVPNPHLWSADDPHLYKLKVGVGSDRVGSYFGMRSIAVEKVNGTPRTVLNGKPVFLMATLDQGFWPDGLHTAPTDEALAYDLRMHKAMGFNSVRKHIKVEPDRWFYWADKLGLLVWQDMPAMNTVNPSTAARAEYEREMKEMIDEHSSHPSVVMWVTFNEGWGQYDQARIADQAKSWDPTRLVNNMSGLNCCGAVDGGNGDIADAHGYPSPALPQPDGERALVSGEYGGLGLAVPGHAWAVQQSYIAVDPATYTDDYLVKLDEVRRLACMGSNGAVYTQISDVEGELNGLLTYDRRVVKPDVKRIRAAQDALVRDASKPVVAGCPAA
- a CDS encoding GH92 family glycosyl hydrolase; translation: MHRTRTPRPRLRGPAAVLAAVALLGGVLTTGATAQAAPRTDGQLTDLVNPFIGTQNEGNTYPGASVPFGMVQLSPDTGHNTGYDYGENHIRGFSAVHLSGVGCGLGGDLPTLPTTGDITQTDYAKYAAEFSHDDEKASPGYYRVGLKTGIDAELTASRRTGVQRYTFPATDKANVLLNAGQSLHRTLSSRVEILDSRTVRTAITGSGFCQDTKPYTLYTITRFDRPFTTSGTWNGDTVTEGSKESSATGARNGAWLRFDTTEDRTVEATTALSYVDARGAALNLRAEGGRSFDRVERAARQTWEKRLEGVKAQGGSDHLRRTFYSSLYRSFLAPNIGSDVDGRYTGWDQKIHHVKGFTYYQNWSLWDTYRTQAQLLSLLAPRESRDMAISVLRIDAESGWLPKWGYGTVETNIMTGDPVTPFLTNAYQQGLLKGYEEEAYRALKKNADGVPPTDSAPVGREANVQYLKDGFAPYIKDRPHAKPGDSDFDHGASATLEYALSDAMLGEMARDLGHDADAKRYEDRAQNYRKIFDSTTGFFRARDAAGAFTGPADPAQSEGFHEGTSWQYQWLVPQDLPGMVSLIGGKDAANQRLDSFFAYDKLLADPARTAREVWVNGPYAYYNADKYNPQNEPDLIAPYTYLSTGQPWKTTDVVHAALTLFTDTPTGMTGNDDLGTMSAWMVLSSIGVFPVQPGTDTWGLSTPAFERVDIALDRRYYPRGSLTVSAPGTSGTDRYIQSARLDGTAQSRTYLTTDDIRSARSLSFTVGSEPSAWGTSAADAPPALG
- a CDS encoding ATP-binding protein → MKEQVTSRAAGRPCAGRPMEVLHSAEVFDGRPGCIAQARALADRFLVRLAAERLAVFGDRTRGDLILAVSELVTNADRYSQGPYLLELEGTAERVSVTVYDSSTALPLFCSPDPARPGGHGMEIVVALCDRLTAERVPVGKRIRAEFELSS
- a CDS encoding SDR family NAD(P)-dependent oxidoreductase, with the translated sequence MTVTEDSQELAPGTEEFGPGIDPERLAVCLSVLDELDAIEVDHPDAIAVRRATAGIYRTVKQRRRQERRAAKTAHDKAVTEATATGSADRIDDETQGVLPSSTARAEIAGVLQRPRSCYICKTRYVEVDAFYHQLCQQCATKNRSRRDARTDLTGRRALLTGGRAKIGMYIALRLLRDGAHTTITTRFPNDAIRRFKAMPDSDAWIHRLKIVGIDLRDPAQVVALADSVAAEGPLDILINNAAQTVRRSANAYSELVNAESAPLPAGELPAAEVIGTFGSGTVDRVAALPAARKEGLSAQDVTGLALVTGSASLERIAAGTAIDAGGLVPDLHDTNSWIQTVEEVEPIELLEVQLCNSTAPFILISRLRPAMAATAAKRAYVVNVSAMEGVFGRGYKGAGHPHTNMAKAALNMLTRTSAQEMFEKDGILMTAVDTGWITDERPHPDKIRLAEEGFHAPLDLVDGAARVYDPIVRGEEGEDLYGCFLKDYAPANW